Proteins found in one Ammospiza nelsoni isolate bAmmNel1 chromosome 15, bAmmNel1.pri, whole genome shotgun sequence genomic segment:
- the CLDN2 gene encoding claudin-2, protein MVSMGLQLLGYTVAFLGYIGTLTATLLPSWKTSSYIGSSIVTAISFTKGLWMECATYSTGITQCDIYSSLLNLPADIQAAQALMVSSCAVSSLACLLSVFGMRCTVFSQGSPGKDRVAVAGGAVFVLGGLLCFIPLVWNIHVVLRDFRNPVIPDSMKFELGEALYVGIISSLLSLVGGCILCTSCPARDTTTAYSSAYQPQLLASKSPQPSVSQVHKTKSEVNSYNLTGYV, encoded by the coding sequence ATGGTGTCCATggggctccagctgctgggctACACCGTGGCCTTCCTGGGCTACATCGGCACGCTGACGGCCacgctgctgcccagctggaaAACCAGCTCCTACATCGGCTCCAGCATCGTGACAGCCATCAGCTTCACCAAGGGGCTGTGGATGGAGTGCGCCACGTACAGCACGGGCATCACCCAGTGCGACATCTACAGCTCCCTGCTCAACCTGCCCGCCGACATCCAGGCGGCCCAGGCGCTCATGGTGAGCTCCTGCGCCGTGTCCTCGCTGGCCTGCCTGCTCTCCGTGTTCGGCATGAGGTGCACCGTGTTCAGCCAGGGATCGCCGGGCAAGGACCGCGTGGCGGTGGCGGGCGGCGCTGTCTTCGTGCTCGGGGGGCTGCTGTGCTTCATCCCGCTGGTGTGGAACATCCACGTGGTGCTGCGGGATTTCCGCAACCCCGTCATCCCCGACAGCATGAAGTTCGAGCTCGGCGAGGCTCTTTACGTCGGCAtcatctcctccctcctctccctcgtCGGCGGCTGCATCCTCTGCAcgtcctgccctgcccgggaCACCACCACCGCCTACTCCAGCGCCtaccagccccagctgctggcGAGCaagagcccccagccctccgTCAGCCAGGTGCACAAGACCAAGAGTGAAGTCAATTCCTACAACCTGACAGGATACGTGTAG